TCGCGACGGCGATCAGCACGAGCGCGATGGCGACCGCGCCGGCCGGCCCGGCGAGGAGCCCGCGATAACGCATCATTGCGAGCCCACCATCAATCGCCCGATCCGCGCGCGATCCGCTTGCGCGCGCGAAAACTCGCCCGCGATCGTTCCGCGATACATCACGATCAATCGGTCGGCGAGCGCGAGTATTTCGTCGAGTTCGAATGAGACGAGCAAAATCGCAGCGCCGCGGTTGCGAGCTTCCATCAATCGCGACCGTACGAGGGCGGTCGCGCCGACGTCGATGCCGCGCGTCGGTTGATAGGCGAGTATGAATCCCGGCTCGTCGTAGAGCGCGCGTCCGACCACGAGCTTTTGCTGGTTTCCGCCCGAAAGCGTCTTCACGGCAACGTCGAGGGAAGCGGCGCGAACGTCGAAACGTTCGACGATCGTACCCGCCGCTTCGCGCGCCGCGCGACGGTCGATGAGCGCACCGCGCCGCACCGGCGCGCGACGTTCGCGACCGAAAATCGCGTTATCGACGATCGTCCAGCCCATCACGAGCGCCTCTTTTTGCCGGTCCTGCGGCACGACGCCCATGCGCTCGGGTTTTACGATCGTTCCGGAATACGGAATCATGCCGGCGATCGCATCGGCGAGCGTCGTCTGGCCGTTGCCTTCGACGCCGGCGACGCCCACGATTTCGCCGGCATCGACGCGCAGTGAAAGATTCGCGATCGCCGCGCTCCCCGCGCCGGCCGAAAGTCCGCGCGCGGAAAAGCACGGTTCCACCGTCGTCGAGGCGCGCGCGGCGATCTCGGGAAGATCTCCCCCGACCATCGCGCGCGCGACTTCATCGACGGTCGTATTCGCGGTTTCGAAGGTAGCGACGATTTTGCCGCGACGCATGACCGAGACGCTCCGAGCGTACGCGATTACTTCCTGCAGTTTGTGCGTGACGATCAGAATCGCCGTACCGCGTTGCGCCAACTGCGCGATCGTCGCGAAGAACGCATCGATCTCGACGGGCGCGAGGGCGGCGGTCGGCTCGTCGAGCAGCAAGACGGCCGGCTCGCGTTCGAGTTCGCGCAGCAGTTCGACCCGCTGTTGGATGCCGATCGGCAGCTCGTCGACGAATGCGTCGGGATCGATCTCCAATGCGTTGCGCGCGGCCAGTGCGCTAACGCGCGTGCGGGCGGCATCGACGTCGATGCGCCAGCCTTTACGGGGTTCGCGGCCGAGCAAAATGTTCTGCCAGACGCGCAGCCGGCCCACCAACTCAAAATGCTGGTGTACCAGACCGACGTTCCCGCTCGCGGCGATGCTTCCGGCATCGGCCCGCACTTCGCCGAAGGCGATATTCGAAAGCGTCGATTTCCCGGCCCCGTTCTCGCCGACGAGCGCGTGAATCTCACCGGCGTTGAGGTCGAGATCGACGCCGTCGACGGCAACGACGCCCGGATAGAGCTTGCGTATCCCGCGCAGCCGCAGTGCGGGCTCCGGCGCGGCTAGAGCTTGACCGGTTTCCAGCTCGCCAGTTCCTCGCGCGTCGACGGCGGCGTAATCGTGCCGGCGATGATCGCTTGACGGAGCCGGTCGACGCGCGCGATGGTCGCCGCGCCGATGGCGTTGCGGGTGTAAGCGAAGTCGGTGAGCCCGACGGCGCGCTCTTTGAGACCGAGAACCAGGTGTCCCCTCATTGGTTGTTTGTTCTTTATCGCGCTTGCGATATCGAAGACCGCGACGTCGACGTGTTTGACCACCGAGGTCAGCACGCGGCCTGGAACCAGGCTATCCTGGTTGGAGTCCACGCCAATCACGAAGGCGTTCGAACGGCTCTTCACGGCGTCCATCGCACCGAGGCCCGCCTTTCCGGCGGCAGCGTACACGATGTCGGCTCCGCCGTTGAAGAGAACGTTGGCGAGTTCTTTTCCGGACGCTACATCATCGAACGAACCGACGTACTTTACATCGACCCGCGTGTTGGGATCGATCTGATGCGCGCCGGCGATGAAGCCTGCTTCGAACTTACGAAGCAGCGGGATATCCTGGCCGCCTAAAAATGCGACGTGGTGCGTCTTGCTGACCAGCGCCGCCAGGGCACCGGCCAAGAACGAGCCGTCTTCCTCTTTAAACGTCACGGAAACGACGTTGGGCTCGTCAACGACTGCGTCGATGATCGCGTAGCGTTGCGCCGGATTCTCCTTTGCGATCTGTTCGACGTCCTTGTTCATCAAGAAGCCGATCGCGTAGATCGCGTCCAGATGTGCGTTGGTCAGGGCAGCCAGGTTGGGCTGGTAATCCGCCGCCGCGTGGGACTGGAGCACTTGAATGTGAGCGCCCAAGACGTCTTGCGCGCGCAGCAATCCGCGGTACGCCGAATCGTTGAACGACTTATCGCCCAATCCGCCGACATCGGTCACCATGCCGAGCGTCAACTGGCCGGGACGTGCCGCGCTTTGGCGATGGCCGCACGCGGAGAAGAGTGCGGCGCACGCCGCCAGGGCGACGAGTGAAATGATCGCCTGGTGCTTCATTCGGCGAGTGTTGGCAGTGACGGGACCCGATGCCTTCGTCACGAAGGCGCTCTCATGGTAAGCAAGGATTTGAGCGCCGTGCCGCCGCGGCGCTGGTCCGAAGAACTCGGTGGCCTTCGATGGCTTCCGCGCTTGATCGACAAAACGCGCGCGGCGTTGGCTGGGACGCTCGGGGACTATCTCTACGGGCAGAGCCCGGTGGATCGCGAGATGCTGCGTGCGCTCGGCGTGCGCTATCGGGAGTTCACGAAGATCGTCGCCGATGCTCCCGACGACGCCGGCGTGCTCGGCGCGCTGCAATCGCACTCGTCCGACAAACTCGCCGCCGCGCGCGCCTGGAGCGACGCGCTGCCGCGCACGCACTGGCTCTTCTTGTTCGTGCTCGATATCGACGACGGGTATGCGCGCGGTCCGCTACGGGCGCTGAAGATTCCGGCCAACGCGGTCGCCAATCCGCTCATGCGCTGGCTCAAGCGCCGCTTTCCGTCGCGAGCACTCGACGTTTGACGCTCGATTCGCGTTTGAATGCCGCGATCAAGATTCTCGCGATCGTCGTTCTTTCGGCGATCGTGCTGCTTGGCTTTCTCGCCTTCTTAGGCCACATTCGCACCGTTGCAACGATCGTATTCGGAGCGATCTTTCTCTGCTACGTCATCTATCCGCTCGTGCGCGGGCTCAATCGAACGCTGCCGCTCTGGGCGTCGATCCTCATCGTCTATGCGCTCGTGATCGCGCTCGTCGCGGCCGCCCTCGGCTTCATCGTGCCGGCGCTGGCGGACAATCTCCGGCAGCTCATACACGATGCGCCCTCGATCGTGCACAACGCGCAAGCCGCGCTCAACGACCCCAACAATCCACTCATCGCGCGCTTGCCCGCACAGGCTCGCGACTACTTGACGACGCTTCCAACCCAGGTCGAATCGCTCGTGAATCGTTACGGCAGCGCCGCCGCGACCGGCTTCGTCGGCGCGCTGGTCTCGTTCGTTTCGATTCTCGCGCTCTTCGTCGTCATTCCGGTCGTCGCGCTTTACATTTTGCTCGATGCGGATGCGATGCAGCGCGCGATCGTCGGTGCGGTGCCCGAGAGCGCTCGCCCCAAGCTGCTCAAGATCATCGGCGAGATCGACACGGTCGTCGGCGGGTTCATTCGCGGGCAGCTGCTCGTGGCCGCGATCGTCGGCGTACTGATCGTCATCATGCTCTCGATCCTGCACGTGAAATACGCGATCCTCATCGGCATCCTCGCGGGTATTCTCGAGATCGTTCCGTACGTCGGCGCGGTCGTTGG
This is a stretch of genomic DNA from Candidatus Baltobacteraceae bacterium. It encodes these proteins:
- a CDS encoding ABC transporter ATP-binding protein, which encodes METGQALAAPEPALRLRGIRKLYPGVVAVDGVDLDLNAGEIHALVGENGAGKSTLSNIAFGEVRADAGSIAASGNVGLVHQHFELVGRLRVWQNILLGREPRKGWRIDVDAARTRVSALAARNALEIDPDAFVDELPIGIQQRVELLRELEREPAVLLLDEPTAALAPVEIDAFFATIAQLAQRGTAILIVTHKLQEVIAYARSVSVMRRGKIVATFETANTTVDEVARAMVGGDLPEIAARASTTVEPCFSARGLSAGAGSAAIANLSLRVDAGEIVGVAGVEGNGQTTLADAIAGMIPYSGTIVKPERMGVVPQDRQKEALVMGWTIVDNAIFGRERRAPVRRGALIDRRAAREAAGTIVERFDVRAASLDVAVKTLSGGNQQKLVVGRALYDEPGFILAYQPTRGIDVGATALVRSRLMEARNRGAAILLVSFELDEILALADRLIVMYRGTIAGEFSRAQADRARIGRLMVGSQ
- a CDS encoding AI-2E family transporter, producing the protein MTLDSRLNAAIKILAIVVLSAIVLLGFLAFLGHIRTVATIVFGAIFLCYVIYPLVRGLNRTLPLWASILIVYALVIALVAAALGFIVPALADNLRQLIHDAPSIVHNAQAALNDPNNPLIARLPAQARDYLTTLPTQVESLVNRYGSAAATGFVGALVSFVSILALFVVIPVVALYILLDADAMQRAIVGAVPESARPKLLKIIGEIDTVVGGFIRGQLLVAAIVGVLIVIMLSILHVKYAILIGILAGILEIVPYVGAVVGAIPALVIALFTNGWQNAAFVALGFVLINQLEGHLIAPFIVSESVGLSPLVVILALLTGGELYGLPGLILAVPVAGIVKVLLANLVPQYTPYAVEPALRKPVAVPRRPRTKRAR
- a CDS encoding DUF5069 domain-containing protein; the protein is MVSKDLSAVPPRRWSEELGGLRWLPRLIDKTRAALAGTLGDYLYGQSPVDREMLRALGVRYREFTKIVADAPDDAGVLGALQSHSSDKLAAARAWSDALPRTHWLFLFVLDIDDGYARGPLRALKIPANAVANPLMRWLKRRFPSRALDV
- a CDS encoding BMP family ABC transporter substrate-binding protein, whose translation is MKHQAIISLVALAACAALFSACGHRQSAARPGQLTLGMVTDVGGLGDKSFNDSAYRGLLRAQDVLGAHIQVLQSHAAADYQPNLAALTNAHLDAIYAIGFLMNKDVEQIAKENPAQRYAIIDAVVDEPNVVSVTFKEEDGSFLAGALAALVSKTHHVAFLGGQDIPLLRKFEAGFIAGAHQIDPNTRVDVKYVGSFDDVASGKELANVLFNGGADIVYAAAGKAGLGAMDAVKSRSNAFVIGVDSNQDSLVPGRVLTSVVKHVDVAVFDIASAIKNKQPMRGHLVLGLKERAVGLTDFAYTRNAIGAATIARVDRLRQAIIAGTITPPSTREELASWKPVKL